The window CATGTATTATTATGTCTATCTTCCACATTTGAATAGGGACTGTGTCTAATTTACTCGAGTGTTCCAAGGGTTTAGATTCTAGACTATGGAAAATCTCAGTAATTGCTCTTGCTTATTCAAATGAGACCTTCTTTATCCTTGCCCTAATTTTTCATGTAGAACTACTGTCCATAACATCAATTCTATACAAAATAACTTAATGGCTATAATCTATTCTACATGGTAAAGATCATCACGGGGAGCAACCTAGAAAGTAGTTCTGGTCCCTCTGAACATGTTATGACCTACTGACACccataaattataatttaaagaaatactGATCTATTTCATGTTCTGAGCTTTATATATGACTTTACTGAAATCGTTGGATCCTAGGAGAAACATTGCAGTGGGTAATTTGAGGACAGTATTAAATGAGACTATTACATAGGGCTGAGTCGGTGGGAAGAAAACCATAAGATATTCCAGGGCTTGCAACATCAAGGCCAAAAAAGGTGTGAaaggacagggagagagagatgttACAAGAAAGTATGGAGAGGGTTGTTTGCTAGGAGCTgtgaactgcagaggaaggatCAGCCACCTGCAGTCTCCATAGGGAGGAACAGTAGAGATAAATACTCCTATCCTcactctcctgcctcctctgaaAATCCAgcagaaggcaggagagaaagtGTGGGGTGCAAACCACACAGGTCAGCCTCCTGGGGCCTGAGCAGGATGGAAGGGAGTGGAGCACACAAAGGAAGGAACACACGGACAATATTGAGCCCAACAAATATAAATCAGTATTCGTTTTTGCAAATGGGAGGAACCATTGCATTAGTGAGGTTATTGCCCTGCATTAAGAGTTTCAAAACATTGTTTCCTGCTTAGAGATCCAAAATCTATGAATCTAGTATACTGGGTCCTGTACAGCAGCTCCTTTGAATCCATTGTTAATTCTGTAAAGATGACAACTTTTTTCTTGGCTATCATTTTATTTGGATTTTCATTCATCAGATATTTTCCTCAAAAATAAGTCTgagtaaaataaagaaatgatctCAGATTTGAAAAGAGCTACAGCAAAGAAAATTTTTCTGTTTGTCCACCACTGAAGCCTTCTCATTTATGAAATAAAGTACCTAATGACTTTCCATCCGAAGTGGGGtaactaagaaagaaaaatgacatagAGTTAAAAATGtaatactccaacataaaataaaaattaaaaagtttaaatagtGCTTCTGTGGTTTTAACCATAGATGAAATCATTACTCTTTACCTTCATAAATGagtaagttttctttctttagccCAGTCTTGGACATCTGCTTTTCCAAAGATAAGATAGAAGATCAGTCCTAATGTGTTAATGACAAATGCCAAGGAAAAGACATTCCTCCACCCAAATTCAGGGTCCTGAGGAAACAAAAGTTCAAGTAAGTATTACCCCTTTTATTCCCTTTTCCTATGAAACTCACATTAATAGTTTAGAAGACAATGTTCACTAGTAGATCTTCATATAGAAATTCATTTCCTAAACACTGCTTAATAATTTGATGGAAAGAATTTCAAAATGGATTCAGGATGTTCTTTataaaaccactacaatattgtattgtagtggttttataaagtaattaccctccaatttaaactaattaattaaaaaaatggactTAGGGATTTTTACATTTAACCTCCAGAATTGCATGTCATTATTTATCAAAGTGCCAAACACTTTCTCTTTTGTGTGAATCATGACTCtctatatacatatttacatatatatacactaataaaatttcttcttctccagtgcaagaaGAATCTTGCAAGAAGACGACTGTGGGTTTTGAAGCTAGATAGGTCTAAGAAGAATTCTGATTCTACATCCTCTCAGTGGAAAGACATCCTATCAGATTTTAATCATCAGGAAATGAGgatattaatactttattttcataattagTATGAGAATCAATaaattagattcagttcagttcagttgctcagtcatgtccgactctttgcaaccccatgaatcgcagcacgccaggcctccctgtccatcaccaactcccagagttcactcagactcacgtccatcaagtcagtgatgccatccagccatctcatcctctgccgtccccttctcctcctggccccaatccctcccagcatcagagtcttttccaatgagtcaactcttcgcatgaggtggccaaagtactggagtttcagctttagcatcatttcttccaaagaacacccttaCTGTATATGAAATACCTATAATACTCCCTGCATGTACCAGACACTTAAACATATTTGCTTTCATTATCTCTTTGCTTTTGTATGGTTAtgcaaatgaaaatttcaaaatgttgCAGAAAACATGACAAGTTGCATATATGCATGGACTGATCATCTTCTCATAGGATATGTAAGTCACTGTGTGATTTCAAAGACTGGAAATTAccagtggatcaccagggagTGCTTTGGTTTCAGAATGAGGTCATGAAAGAAActgttctgtattttcctttgctacaTTGATCTTCATGACAAAGTTACTcatgatttaattttattctccAAAATGTGAAAACGTTTCTTATGCTATTATCATTATGAGTGGATTTGGCAGAGCATTTTAAGAAACCCTGACAAGAAAACCTTACCTGACTGAGAAGAAATCCACTGACAGTGGGTGCCAGGACAGCAGATATCTGTGCAAACGCCCTTGAAGCTCCCATGAGAAAACTAGAATGCCTGTGGGTGACAGGAATGTTTCAGGCTAGATCCACATTTGTTTGGCAGCATGCTTCAGCCCCggaatatatcatatattaatagcaATTATGTCAAAAAGACTTGTTCTGTGTATGTTCAATGAAAGGCACTGAGGCAAATCAATAATGCCCTTCCCTCCACATACCTGAAAATGGCCACAATCATCATTGCCCATGATTTATAATTTTGCAAAGTTTGAGGCTTCCAGAAGTCTGCAGGctaatttttttcagaaagtaTGAAAATGAGAGTGGAGATTACAGTCCTACCTTGGAGCAATATCTAAGGCATTGATATAGACCCCTGGCTGACATAACAGGCCTAGTCCACAGGAGAGTGTCAGAAGGCTCACTGCTATGATATAGTTGGAGGCAACGTATGGCAGAACCAAAAGGAATGTTGAGGAGGGGAGACTTCCTAAGGAATGAGGAACAGAcaaattaaacaacaaacatttttggATGTTGTATGCCTTGTGAATTATCAGATATTTTGGCCCTGTTCTTACCTAGAACTGTGACAATTTTCCTCACTGTAACAAGCCTAAAATTCTTGGTCAGAAGGAAATCTGCCAGGTAACTTCCCAGGAGGCAAATGACCCAGGCAATAATGAAAGGAAGGGCAGACAGGAAACCACTCTGAAGGGAAAACACTGAGTTAAACCATCATAATAAAGGCCGTGAGACCACACCTTATACTGATAAATCACTAATAATCATACTGACAACTCTGAAATCATACTTTCCTAAGAAAATCAGTGGTCCCTTCCATCATACCTTCAGAAAAGCTACTCACATGACTGTTAAATTATTTCTTGGTAATTAAAGGTAAATTTTTCTAGATGAATGATTTGTGAAGACAGAGTCATGCAAACAGGAAAAATGGTTGGAGGGAAATATACTCACATTTCTAATATCAATGTTGAACACAGAGCTAATGTAAGTTGGtgcatatataattattatattaattaaCCACTGATGGCTGAAACAGCAAACACACATGGACCAGAGGGGTAGAGATCTGACCATAGCTTTGATGGGAAGAGGCTGCTTAGTAGAGCTGACCTGAAAACAAATTTGCTGATCAGAATAGTAAGATCTGAGACATGCTCACACGTTCATAGTCACTCTGATAAATTCAGATGCTGATacaagatctctggagaaggttGGAGTTTTATGTGTACCTGTTGGGCCAAGGAGGATATGATATATTCTTTCTCTGTAATGTTTATCCATGGATGAGTGACAGGGTCATCATAAACCAAAACACACCAGAGAAGAAAGCAGATACAGCCAAAACCTCCTGCAAGCAGAGATTAAATTGGTAAACTTGTGTGTGAATTTCTTTTCAATTGGGACATTTTCTGGCATGGGTCCTGGGAAAAGCTCTTGCTCATAATATCTTCTTTCCACTTCTCAAAAAATTTACATGGATATCCCAGCTTTTTTAATAGGTCTAGAAcctattattttacatttcttgattatttgtgtgtgtgaaaatcaCAGACCCTAGAAATGGCATTAAACTTGGTATCTCAACTTTTTAAATATTAGCTAAGGAAAACTTTAGTGAAAgtagaagcagtaacagattttattttcttgggctctgagatcactgcagatggtgactacagtcatgaaactggaagatgcttgcttcttggaaggaaagctatgacaaacctagacagcatattataaagcagagacatcactttgctgacaaaggtccatatagtcaaaagctacaagcttttccagtagtcagatatagatgtgagagttggatcataaagaaggctgtataccaaagaatcgatgctttcaaattgtggtgctggagaagactcttgagggtctctcagactgcaaggagattaaaccagtcaatcctaaaacaaACCAACCttcaatattcattgaaaggactgatgctaaaactgaaattgtaatactttgaccacttgatgtgcacagctgactcactggaaaagaccctgatgctggggaagattgaaagcaaaagtagAAGAGATTGGCGGAGTATGAGATgatcagatagcatcactgattcaatggacatgaacttgagcaaactccatgagatagtggaggacagagaaacctggtgtgctgcagtccatggggtcacagagagtcagacatgacttagcaattgaacaacaacaacaaaggaaaactaTTTATCTGCTCACAACACTTCTGATACTATCTGTGTTGGTTTTTCACACTAAGAAAgtctctatacatctgtgtctcttttgctgtctcgcatatagggttgttgttaccttctttctaaatcccatatatatgcgttagtatactgtattggggtttttctttctggcttacttcactctgtataataggctccagtttcatccacctcattagaactgattcaaatgtattctttttaatggctgagtaatgtatggcaaaaccaatacaatattgtaaagtaaaaaaaagaaaatatataacagcaaaaaaaagaaaactcaacattcaaaaaactaaaaaaaaaaaaaaaaagaaagtctctaATTCTCTTCATACACCAAgctatgctaatgctaagtcacttcagttgtgtccgactctgtgcgaccccatagatggcagcccactaggctcctctgtccctgggattctccaagcaagaacaccagagtgggttgccatttccttctccaatgcatgaaagtgaaaagtgaaagggaagttgctcagtcgtgtccaactcttagcgacaccatggactgcagtccaccaggcccctccatccatgggattttccaggcaagagtactggagtgggttgccattgccttctccatacaccaAGCTAGTGTCTTACAATTTAGCCCAATTCTGACAGTATCTGGCATTAGCACAGACCCTACAGAGTAAGGACTCAGTACATGGACTGCCCTCTACTTCAGATACTAATTGTGACTAATGAGTCCCCAAATTAACTTTACTACAAATTCTGAGGTTCCTGCAACTCTCTCTCAGTTTGATAATTTGGTGAAATAGCTCACAAAACTCAgggaaatattcatttttatttactggTTTAATATaaagggatttccttggtggctcagacaataaagcgtctgcctacaatgcaggagacccgggttcaatctctgggttgggaagatctcctggagaaggcaatggcaacccattccagtattcttgcctggaaaatcccatggatggaggaacctggtaggctacagtccatggggtcacaaagaataggacataactgagcgacttcacttcactttcactttattataaAGGACATGATAAAGGTTCATGATAAATGAACAGCTAGATGGCATGAATAGGGTGAGATCTGGAAGGGTCCTGATTGTAGAAGCTTCTGACCCTGTGGAATTGAGTGCATGCTACCCTCCCAGCATGTGGGTGTGTTcatcaacctggaagctctcagaACCCTATAGCTTAGGGATTTTAAGGAGGCTAAATCATGTAGGCATacaatgctgtgcttagtcgctcagtcatgtctgactctttgctatttcatggactgaggcccatgaggttcctctgtccatgaggattctctaggccagaatactggagtgggttgccatgcccttctacaggggatcttcccaacccagggataaaacccaggtctcttgcaggtggattctttaccatctgagccataactGATTATTAATACAATCTGAAGCACCCTCTCCTCCCAGGAAGATGGAGGGTGGGGCCAAAAGTTCCAAGTTTCTAATTATGGCTTGGTCCTTCTGGTGGCCTCCATGCTGAAGCTATCCAGGAGGCcaccaaaagtcacctcattagatGAAAGATGCTTCTCTAACTCTCTATAGTTCATTCTGGATGGTTTCTACTGTTACTTTTAAGTTCATTAATCATTTCTTCTGTTGTATCATCTGTCATTAATTCAATCCTTATAATGTAGTTTTATCTCTAGAAGTTTGATTtagggtcttttaaaaatatattttgcttgtCTTAACTCCTGAGCAAATAGAGTTATGTTATAATATAGTTATAATAACTATTCTTGTGTGCTAATTCTAACATTTGTGTCAGTTCTGGGTTGGTTTTGATTGATTGATTATTCTCCTTGTTATGGATTATATTTTCCTGCTGTTGTCCATGCCTGGTAACCTATGGTTGGAGCCATTATGGAGACATTATGAACTATACTTTGTTGGAtgctaaatattttgtatttctataaatatttttgagcttTGTTTTGGGATACAGTTAACTTACATGGAAACACTGATCCTTTTAGGTCTATCATCATCATTTGTTAGAGAGATCCACAATAGTGTGTTCCCTGAAGCTAATTATTTCTCACTACTGAGGAAAGACATTTATGAGTATCCTGCCCAATGAGCcaagaattaaacattttttcagtCTGCTTTGTGGAAACAGGTACTATCCATGATGCTCTATAAGTACTGGAACACTATttaatcttttccaatgatttccATCCTCCCCAGGCCTCAGATATTGTCCTCACACATATACCCAGATCAGTGCTCTACAGAGTATCAAGGAGGACTCTGCAGATAACCAGGGTTTTCTCTGTGTGCAGGTATCTCCTATTAGGTACTCTTTCCTATTGGCTATATCTGCCTTACTCTCTCAGGGCTCTTAGCTCCATCTCAACTCTGATTCTTCTGTCTCTCACAAATCACTGCTTTTCAGGTTTGTCCCCTACTTTCTGCTAGGGCAGCAGATTTTAATCATTCTGCATTAATAATGCATCatgatggacttccttggtggtccagtggttgggaatccacctgccaatgcaggggactcaggtttgatctcttttgggggaagattccatgtgccatggGGCACctaagcttgtgtgccacaactactgaagcctgtgcaccctaaaACCTGtactctgcaacgagaagcccctgCAGTAAGAAGTTCATGCACTACAAGTGgatagagagtagtccccactcaccacGACCAGAgcaagcccacatgcagcaatgaagatccagcacagccaaaattaattaattaaatgttaaaaaaaatgcatCATAGGCAGGAGGACTTCCAAATTCTTTGATGGCATAGGTTCATTCTTCCCAACTATTATATTAAGACATTTTGTTTTACTAGGATCTTTCTGTCTTGACTCATTTCTTCCAGAAAAGTACACACAGTTAGATATCAGAAGAGTCACCCTAGATATGAAAACCTGGGAGTGGGAAGATAGTAGCTTACCAAATATATAGAAGACAAAAGGCCACCCGAGGGTTTGACTGATGATGCCACCCAGCAGGATGGCGATGCAGGTACCCAGCAGCATTCCTGCAAAGAGAGAATAAGGCCGTGGGGGCTGGACTGCCACCCACTAGGTGCCTACAGAAGGACAGGTGACATACTAGAGAGCACTATAACCATAAAGAGATGAGCATGGTAGAACATATATATGAACTTCAAATTTTGATTGAGTTCATAGGTTCTCCTAAAGACCCATTTTTCTGGCAGTTCCCTGGTATCACTTTAGATGATAACCATGCTTCCTTttatgctattttaatttttaattacacaATTCATATAACATATATGCTTATTGTAAAAGTAAATTACCACAAGGAACCAAATGCTCCTCCAATACATTTCTACTCTTTTCTCTAATGTTAACCAGGAGCTACAATTTATTACATGATATATAATTGCATACTTTTCTTCTCTGTacacatacataatatatattg of the Bubalus kerabau isolate K-KA32 ecotype Philippines breed swamp buffalo chromosome 3, PCC_UOA_SB_1v2, whole genome shotgun sequence genome contains:
- the SLC17A3 gene encoding sodium-dependent phosphate transport protein 4 isoform X1, with translation MTELSPTAGKNSQDIQGDEKLSPRKAPSICSTRYGIAFIVHFCNFIIMAQNIIMNITMVAMVNSTNHQPSFNDSTEGLPVDSFGDPNNSPKSLPARAPVYDWNPQIQGIIFSAINYGMILTLAPSGYLAGRVGTKPVVGAALLGSSLLVLFTPLAADFGLVFFIATRILQGMSLGLEYGGQFAIWERWSPPHERSRLCGIAISGMLLGTCIAILLGGIISQTLGWPFVFYIFGGFGCICFLLWCVLVYDDPVTHPWINITEKEYIISSLAQQVSSTKQPLPIKAMVRSLPLWSMCVCCFSHQWLINIIIIYAPTYISSVFNIDIRNSGFLSALPFIIAWVICLLGSYLADFLLTKNFRLVTVRKIVTVLGSLPSSTFLLVLPYVASNYIIAVSLLTLSCGLGLLCQPGVYINALDIAPRHSSFLMGASRAFAQISAVLAPTVSGFLLSQDPEFGWRNVFSLAFVINTLGLIFYLIFGKADVQDWAKERKLTHL
- the SLC17A3 gene encoding sodium-dependent phosphate transport protein 4 isoform X2, coding for MTELSPTAGKNSQDIQGDEKLSPRKAPSICSTRYGIAFIVHFCNFIIMAQNIIMNITMVAMVNSTNHQPSFNDSTEGLPVDSFGDPNNSPKSLPARGLEYGGQFAIWERWSPPHERSRLCGIAISGMLLGTCIAILLGGIISQTLGWPFVFYIFGGFGCICFLLWCVLVYDDPVTHPWINITEKEYIISSLAQQVSSTKQPLPIKAMVRSLPLWSMCVCCFSHQWLINIIIIYAPTYISSVFNIDIRNSGFLSALPFIIAWVICLLGSYLADFLLTKNFRLVTVRKIVTVLGSLPSSTFLLVLPYVASNYIIAVSLLTLSCGLGLLCQPGVYINALDIAPRHSSFLMGASRAFAQISAVLAPTVSGFLLSQDPEFGWRNVFSLAFVINTLGLIFYLIFGKADVQDWAKERKLTHL